A region of Micromonas commoda chromosome 4, complete sequence DNA encodes the following proteins:
- a CDS encoding hypothetical protein (Uncharacterised protein family (UPF0287). This is a family of uncharacterised proteins. conserved uncharacterized UPF0287 protein cupA52) has protein sequence MHPPLTLENHPLCRDVVIALKRCHRDASWWGRSFGACNEQKWALDQCLKKQKLFKARANAEKAREERDRLRRRVEKYGHATVNGEFKGK, from the coding sequence ATGCACCCGCCGCTGACGCTCGAGAATCATCCTCTGtgtcgcgacgtcgtcatcgcgctgAAGCGCTGCCACAGGGACGCCAGCTGGTGGGGCAGATCCTTCGGCGCGTGCAACGAGCAGAAGTGGGCGCTGGACCAGTGCCTCAAGAAGCAGAAGCTGTTCAAGGCGCGGGCCaacgcggagaaggccagGGAGGAGCGGGATAGGCTGAGACGACGGGTCGAGAAGTACGGACACGCCACCGTCAACGGTGAATTCAAGGGGAAGTGA